From Polynucleobacter difficilis, a single genomic window includes:
- a CDS encoding flagellar biosynthesis protein FlgA, whose product MIHFVVHEPGDGVGVVVVEGVKAGADLTGWVMDGDITLNMKSESDIPIGHKISLNDFKPGDTVMKYGVDIGKVVAPIKKGEHLHVQNVKTKRW is encoded by the coding sequence ATGATCCACTTTGTCGTGCATGAGCCAGGTGATGGCGTTGGAGTAGTGGTCGTTGAAGGCGTTAAAGCTGGAGCCGACTTAACTGGATGGGTAATGGATGGCGACATCACATTGAATATGAAATCAGAGAGTGATATTCCAATTGGTCACAAAATCTCTTTAAATGATTTCAAACCAGGTGACACCGTGATGAAGTACGGCGTTGATATTGGCAAGGTTGTTGCGCCTATTAAAAAAGGCGAACACCTCCACGTTCAAAACGTGAAGACCAAGCGCTGGTAA
- a CDS encoding Ldh family oxidoreductase: protein MKMTFEQVVDLASSGLRASGIDRKAAMETAQFLALAEADGLASHGLARVGQYASHAKNGRIELSAKPRATKYKTAAALVDACDGLAFPALKLATDLSVNLASKNGIGLVAVTNSHHFGVAGHYTEAAARAGYISLLFGNTPAAMPMAGGSKAIFGTNPLAAAFPVAKANPLVIDMSLSAVARGKLLVAAKKGESIPEGWALTIDGKPTTNPNEGLKGLMVPMGGDKGALLALIVELLVVGLSGSRFSYEADSFFDAQGNRPRIGQLLLTIDPGLAGGQVFANRMRDFLKVLASDAGVRLPGQRRFKQREIALAQGIDVGDAVLAEIQSGISRNWAK, encoded by the coding sequence ATGAAGATGACATTCGAGCAGGTTGTCGATTTGGCGTCGTCTGGATTGCGTGCCAGCGGGATTGACCGCAAGGCGGCAATGGAAACAGCTCAATTTTTGGCCTTAGCCGAGGCGGATGGCCTTGCATCCCATGGCCTAGCTCGGGTAGGTCAGTATGCAAGCCATGCTAAAAATGGGCGAATCGAGTTAAGTGCAAAGCCAAGAGCGACTAAATACAAAACAGCGGCAGCGTTGGTGGATGCATGCGATGGACTTGCCTTTCCTGCGCTTAAGCTGGCAACCGATCTATCGGTTAATTTGGCCTCAAAAAATGGCATAGGACTTGTAGCGGTGACGAATAGCCATCATTTTGGTGTTGCCGGTCATTACACCGAAGCAGCTGCCCGTGCCGGGTATATTTCCTTACTTTTTGGAAATACTCCTGCTGCCATGCCGATGGCAGGGGGCAGCAAAGCCATCTTTGGTACCAATCCTCTCGCTGCGGCTTTTCCGGTGGCCAAGGCTAATCCCCTTGTGATTGATATGTCCTTATCTGCTGTTGCGCGCGGTAAGCTGCTGGTAGCCGCTAAAAAAGGGGAGTCCATCCCCGAGGGGTGGGCTTTAACCATCGATGGTAAGCCAACCACGAATCCAAATGAGGGGCTTAAGGGGCTGATGGTGCCAATGGGTGGCGATAAAGGAGCTCTTTTAGCGCTTATCGTCGAATTATTGGTTGTGGGCTTATCTGGTAGCCGGTTTTCGTATGAAGCGGATTCTTTTTTTGATGCGCAGGGCAATCGCCCCCGCATTGGTCAGCTTCTATTGACTATTGATCCAGGTCTTGCAGGCGGTCAAGTCTTCGCCAATCGCATGCGTGATTTTTTAAAAGTATTGGCGAGCGATGCGGGTGTTCGATTACCAGGACAGCGGCGTTTTAAGCAGCGTGAAATTGCACTGGCACAAGGCATCGATGTTGGCGATGCGGTGCTGGCAGAAATTCAATCTGGCATTAGCCGGAATTGGGCTAAGTAG
- a CDS encoding UxaA family hydrolase: MTNLKDATFMGYRRENGRVGIRNHVIILPLDDLSNAACEAVAHNIKGAMAIPHPYGRLQFGADLDLHFRTLIGTGCNPNVAGVVVIGIEPQWTGRVVDGIKASGKPVEGFWIEGNGDTATIAAASKAAYKMVKRASTLQRTPAKLSELWVSTKCGESDTTSGCGANPTVGNAFDKLYDIGSTLVFGETTELTGGEHLVEARCRTPEVKAKFRKMFDRYQDVIERHKTSDLSDSQPTKGNIAGGLTTIEEKALGNIQKIGKKCIVDSILDKGEEPTMSGLHFMDSSSAAAEMVTLCAAAGFAAHFFPTGQGNVIGNPILPVIKLCANPKTVRTMSEHIDVDVSGILRREENMDTAGDKLLDALMRTANGELTAAELLGHREFVLTRLYESA, encoded by the coding sequence ATGACTAATTTGAAAGATGCAACATTTATGGGCTATCGCCGTGAGAACGGCCGCGTGGGTATTCGTAACCACGTGATTATTTTGCCTTTGGACGACTTATCGAATGCCGCTTGTGAGGCTGTTGCTCATAATATTAAAGGGGCGATGGCAATTCCTCACCCCTATGGCCGCTTGCAGTTTGGAGCGGACTTGGATCTCCATTTCCGGACCCTGATTGGTACTGGCTGCAATCCAAACGTAGCTGGGGTTGTGGTAATTGGTATTGAGCCACAATGGACCGGTAGGGTAGTAGATGGCATTAAAGCTTCTGGCAAGCCCGTAGAGGGATTTTGGATTGAAGGCAATGGCGATACCGCAACGATTGCAGCGGCAAGTAAGGCGGCCTACAAGATGGTGAAGCGCGCTTCAACCCTGCAACGTACTCCTGCAAAATTGTCCGAGCTTTGGGTTTCTACAAAATGCGGTGAATCCGATACAACATCGGGTTGCGGCGCCAATCCAACGGTAGGTAATGCTTTTGATAAGTTGTATGACATTGGTTCAACCCTCGTTTTTGGCGAAACCACAGAATTGACCGGTGGCGAGCATTTGGTTGAGGCGCGTTGCCGTACGCCTGAAGTGAAAGCGAAATTCCGTAAGATGTTTGATCGCTATCAAGACGTGATCGAGCGTCACAAGACGAGCGACTTATCGGATTCTCAGCCTACCAAAGGAAACATTGCGGGTGGCTTAACCACCATCGAAGAAAAAGCCTTGGGCAACATTCAGAAAATCGGTAAAAAATGCATCGTTGACAGCATTTTAGACAAGGGTGAAGAGCCAACCATGAGCGGTTTGCATTTTATGGACTCCTCCTCTGCCGCTGCTGAAATGGTTACGCTGTGTGCTGCGGCTGGTTTTGCAGCCCACTTTTTCCCAACTGGCCAAGGTAACGTGATTGGTAATCCGATTCTGCCGGTTATCAAGCTTTGCGCAAATCCAAAAACCGTTCGCACGATGTCTGAACACATCGACGTGGATGTTTCAGGAATCTTGCGTCGCGAAGAGAATATGGATACGGCTGGCGACAAATTGTTGGATGCCTTAATGCGCACCGCCAATGGTGAGTTGACTGCTGCTGAGCTTCTCGGCCATCGTGAATTCGTATTAACCCGTTTATACGAATCTGCTTAA